Below is a genomic region from Medicago truncatula cultivar Jemalong A17 chromosome 3, MtrunA17r5.0-ANR, whole genome shotgun sequence.
AGttcaaaagacaaaaatataattaaagatttaaaaatagAGTAAAATATATGATTTGATAAATACATTTGCCATTTCATATatggctgtgtttggtaacacaaaaaagttagcttatagtttattggactagcttataagcttgtttttgtAGAATGAgacgtgtttggtaaaaaacttttttcattagcttatagtattttttgagaagctaattcaagtagcttttaagcttatagctttttatattttcttccaattttaaccttttattaatttagtttaatttaatttgaattaGAAAAACAATCCATAACTGCCCACGTTTAGCATCATGATAtggcttttcaattttttttgttcacgTTCCTTTTTACATGCTCTTAATTCAATGAtagataattttatataaaatttacaataaaCAGTGATGCAAGTTTAGTCGAGTAAAATTCATGAAAATGaagttttgttaaataaaaattatcaattgaattaataaatacattttatCATCTAGgagatgaaaatattttgaaataaatttaaacatttaaaaagaaatacattaagtaataaaaattgtatatgatttataaaaaaaacacaaacatgcCCTGTtacgtcattttatatttatcagctaCTTCAAcagttaattttaccaaacactttttattttaatttttaataagttaacttttcagctatcagctaccagctagcttatagcttctttttaccaaacacacctaTAATCTATTATCATTTTTCTAGTCAAGGAAAAAAATGCTCATCTTATCTTATACTAAATATACAggtcttattattttatttgtaaacctatataagacaaaatagcaataaataaatttattttgtcaaaaaaatatacaaatttaatttacaaTCATCTAATTTTCCCCGCATCTCACTCCTTTTGCTCAAACACTATTAGGACCAGATTCCAAAATGAAAAACTCAAAACCGTGTCACAACTCACAACTTGTACAACAATTTTTAGATTCTTTGGAAATTGAAATAGTGCTCACCGAAATCCTACCTAACAAAGAAAGGGGTACCCTAATGTACTGCCCTTAGCCCCTTACCCTCCAAGCTTGTTTATTACACTTACACCAACAAAACAGGCCAAAGTCCGTGACTTCACTAAATGAAAACAATAccatgtcctttttttttttataaacaaaattacattttttagatatattaaataattaatatatttaatatttattataaactagatacattaattattcaatatatttaaataaaataaagttttgattataataatgattgaaacTAGTAAAGATTAATCTCTCAAGTTAGATATCAACGTAAAAAACGATTAATCTTTAAAATTAGATATTGACGCAATGAGCGCAATAGAAAACAAAACTTTTCatcaaaatatcttaaaattatttcattttcatgatGAATGTATTCAAACACAAACTTTTAATTAAGTTGGAAGAGATTTATCTCATTTAAACACTAGTTAACCCACCTTTTCTCTTCATTTGATCATTTTTCACCCTTATAAATACCCCTCACCCCTTCTCCACCTTTTCAATTCACTTCAACCTTCTTAATCATCTATCTCACATTCTTCACCTCTTTATTTCTCTCTACCAAATTAAAACCAATCTCAAACACCAGAAAcatttttcaaatcaaaatcaacaaacatGAGAAGCATCACAACATCTTCAACTAGTTACTCATCATTAGCACCTTCATCCACAGCTTCAATGATGAATCACTCATCATGGCACTCACCAATTCCTTACCTTTTTGGAGGCTTAGCAGCCATGTTAGGTCTCATAGCTTTTGCACTGTTAATTTTAGCTTGTTCTTATTGGAGACTCACTGGTCAATTACTAGACGAAGAAAATAACAGCAACAACAGAAACATGGAGAATGAAAAAGAAGGTGAAAATTCAAACAAAGAATCTGTGAAAGTTTATGAAGAGAAAGTTCTTGTCATTATGGCTGGTGATCAGAACCCAACGTTTTTAGCTACACCTGTTTTTCCAAAATCATCTTCTGTTATGAATCTAGATGCGAATCACTCGGATGAACAACGCGAAAACCATGAAACTGTTGAGAAATCAGAGAAAGAAGAAATGGAAACAGAAGAACAGAGTCAGTCAGtaacataatttgtttttattttcttaattttatctattttctTCCATGATTCGGGAAGTGTAAATTTAAGATGAGATAAATTTGTTATAATCTGAAATTAATAATTTCTTATAATCTTTGGTGTTATGacttatgaatgattttgagCTTGAGAAAAAAGGAAGTAATTATGGTTGATGAGTAGTAGTGAGAAGCAAGTAAACAGAACAGTGTATGACTGCGTAACGAAATTTGTgtgcttaaaataaaaatgaaatagatgaCGTAACCGGAATAATAAAGACAAATTATACCGTCTCTGTTGTAAACTTTCCATTCTTATGCAGTTATTCTTTTCttggtattattttatttttaagtaaatgacaaattttttttttttggttacagaagctaagaaagtaaatgacaaaTTCAAGCTTAAATAAACTTgtgagagaagaaaatgagaaacTTACAAATACACCAACCGCTCAAGAAAGGAGTAGTAGTGgtattgttattttcttatttcatAAGAACAAGTAATTTATACAGCACTGGTAGTAGTAActcattatttccttttttcctattctaaagaataaaaaaacttaacttcaataatcattaatcagCTCTTTTTATCGCATTAACATTCCTGGACAaaggagtaaaaaaaaatcttggatACAAAATGTAGTAAAACATCACAATACTACTACATTAATGATTTTCACGGGAAGCAGGATGGAAAAAAGACACGCGTGTGCTTCTCTCATTGGATGCAACGAGTCAACGAGATATGTGTTATGCTGCTACGCATAGCCGCATCGCTGGCttccaaacacacaaaaagcaACAATTAAATGCAACTTTTTTGTACAACTCTTTTCGTGTAGTACTCAAACTTTGAACTTGGGCAAGTAATTGATTATTGAGTTGTTGTTGCATCACTCTAATCGCACTTCGAACATCTTCAATGGAGAATCGTCTGTTTAACACGAACCTCATTTCTTGGCACATTTAATGTAAATTAATATGtgatttatttgtaaaaaatattgttccaaAATGAACAATCCTTTTCATCTTCaagataatattaatttcaaataatattattttcattactCCTAAGTCAGCGCATTGCGCTAATAACAATAgcatcctctctctctctctctgaacaAGGGATCACTGTGATTAAGTACTTTATCCGTTCATTTCTAATACATCAAATCCTgtccaaaacaacaacaaaaatagtaCTCCAACATCATTGCTATTTGTTTAACATGCACAAGATGAATTTAATCAGAACCAGTCTTCTAAATTGGATTGTAAGAACATTGATTATTATCAACCACCTtgaaaaatcttcaaatttgcATACCTCTTCCACAATTTTGCATACCTCTC
It encodes:
- the LOC11432433 gene encoding protein GLUTAMINE DUMPER 5, yielding MRSITTSSTSYSSLAPSSTASMMNHSSWHSPIPYLFGGLAAMLGLIAFALLILACSYWRLTGQLLDEENNSNNRNMENEKEGENSNKESVKVYEEKVLVIMAGDQNPTFLATPVFPKSSSVMNLDANHSDEQRENHETVEKSEKEEMETEEQSQSVT